From Methanomassiliicoccales archaeon LGM-RCC1, one genomic window encodes:
- a CDS encoding helix-turn-helix domain-containing protein, translated as MFELQVVSNTPMSGVTDVNVVAETFLVQIGYLPKGYDPKTGAVTIRESVPYRLFMDYLMAFPSKPWTVEELAVLLDTTKPTIYRHINKLKSMDLLEAMDVEYNDQIRKGYRIRFGDIVKAWSFTEANVTMAMENYRKTVIHFQELMAQK; from the coding sequence ATGTTTGAGCTTCAGGTGGTTAGCAACACACCCATGAGCGGGGTTACCGACGTCAATGTCGTCGCGGAGACTTTCCTCGTTCAGATAGGCTATCTGCCTAAGGGCTACGATCCCAAGACCGGGGCCGTGACCATACGCGAGAGCGTTCCGTACCGTCTTTTCATGGATTATCTGATGGCCTTCCCGTCCAAACCCTGGACAGTAGAGGAATTGGCGGTTCTTCTCGATACCACGAAGCCGACCATCTACAGGCACATCAACAAGCTGAAGTCGATGGATCTGCTGGAGGCCATGGATGTGGAATACAACGACCAGATCCGCAAGGGCTACCGCATAAGGTTCGGGGACATCGTCAAGGCATGGAGCTTCACCGAGGCCAATGTCACCATGGCCATGGAGAACTATCGCAAGACAGTGATTCACTTCCAGGAACTCATGGCCCAGAAGTGA
- a CDS encoding helix-turn-helix domain-containing protein, whose protein sequence is MTVDDLVTGMLREEGGFQIALRNILEDEMHMSLNEFCQASGISQSTLYKVMEGEREPNLRTVRQVIKALKMLNKTDDSRFIAIIAASTALENVPSSLIIGGHRINVHQYPVATLEDAIIAAVRAERDGALGLVCAPIVAPTVEKILSIPVSRVIPTSSVQVAIERLTENL, encoded by the coding sequence ATGACGGTTGACGACCTGGTCACAGGAATGCTCAGGGAGGAGGGCGGATTCCAGATCGCTCTCAGGAACATCCTGGAGGACGAGATGCACATGTCCCTAAACGAGTTCTGCCAGGCATCCGGAATATCACAGAGCACCCTCTACAAGGTCATGGAGGGGGAGAGGGAGCCCAATCTGCGCACGGTGCGTCAGGTCATCAAGGCTCTCAAGATGCTCAACAAGACCGATGATTCACGTTTTATCGCCATCATAGCCGCATCCACTGCTTTGGAGAACGTTCCGAGCAGCCTGATCATAGGCGGCCATCGTATCAATGTCCACCAGTACCCCGTGGCGACCCTCGAGGATGCCATAATCGCAGCCGTCCGTGCAGAGAGGGACGGTGCTTTGGGTCTCGTGTGCGCACCTATCGTCGCCCCTACGGTGGAGAAGATCCTATCCATACCCGTTTCCCGTGTGATACCCACCTCTAGTGTGCAGGTGGCCATCGAGAGGCTGACCGAGAACCTTTGA
- a CDS encoding FAD-dependent oxidoreductase: protein METDVLIIGCGPAGLQAAIHSSRKKASTLVVGKVINSSVHGTEIENYLGASSDGDTILSEGVGQARSFGAEFLDQNIVTSGKDGDSFVFTTDDGTEIRSKAVIIATGISRKKLGVPGEKELFGKGVSYCAVCDCNFYKGRRVVLVGNESEAAVSAKLMTSYASETCWVAWDLTANDAVVTAALDAGVRMYTSRPKSIDGNGKVESITLQDGTVIPTDGVFIELGAKSAADIAMDLDVMPEMDDSIKVDAECRTSVPGVFACGDITGKPWQVAKAVGQGCVAGLNAADFAKGNSNDG, encoded by the coding sequence ATGGAGACTGACGTTCTGATAATAGGATGCGGGCCTGCCGGACTGCAGGCCGCCATCCATTCTTCACGCAAGAAGGCCAGCACACTGGTCGTGGGTAAGGTAATCAACAGTTCCGTCCACGGAACTGAGATCGAGAACTACCTGGGTGCATCCAGCGACGGTGACACGATCCTGTCGGAGGGAGTGGGCCAGGCGCGTTCGTTCGGTGCCGAGTTCCTCGATCAGAACATCGTGACGTCGGGTAAGGACGGGGATTCCTTCGTCTTCACGACCGACGACGGTACCGAGATAAGGTCCAAGGCGGTCATCATCGCCACAGGCATCTCCAGGAAGAAGCTGGGCGTACCTGGAGAGAAGGAGCTTTTCGGCAAGGGCGTTAGCTACTGTGCCGTCTGCGACTGCAATTTCTACAAGGGTCGCAGGGTCGTCCTGGTAGGCAACGAATCCGAGGCCGCGGTATCCGCAAAGCTCATGACATCCTATGCCTCGGAGACCTGCTGGGTGGCATGGGACCTGACGGCCAACGACGCTGTCGTTACGGCAGCATTAGATGCGGGCGTCAGGATGTACACCTCCAGACCGAAATCCATAGACGGGAACGGCAAAGTGGAATCCATAACCCTCCAGGACGGGACGGTCATCCCCACTGACGGAGTCTTTATCGAGCTCGGGGCCAAATCCGCTGCCGACATAGCGATGGACCTCGACGTCATGCCGGAGATGGACGATTCCATAAAGGTCGATGCAGAGTGCAGAACATCCGTTCCCGGGGTCTTCGCCTGCGGGGACATAACCGGTAAGCCGTGGCAGGTGGCGAAGGCTGTCGGCCAGGGTTGCGTGGCCGGCCTCAACGCGGCCGATTTCGCCAAAGGTAATTCAAATGACGGTTGA
- the trxA gene encoding thioredoxin — protein sequence MVTELNETNFDKFVDDNKLAIIDCWAPWCGPCRRMGPIIEELAEELNGKVGVAKLNTDENQGIAVRFQINAIPTLLIFKDKVLVQELVGLRPKEAILEVVNGL from the coding sequence ATGGTGACCGAACTCAACGAGACCAACTTCGACAAATTCGTGGATGACAACAAGCTCGCTATCATCGACTGCTGGGCACCCTGGTGCGGACCCTGCAGGAGGATGGGGCCCATCATCGAGGAGCTCGCAGAAGAGCTCAACGGAAAGGTCGGAGTCGCAAAGCTCAACACCGATGAAAACCAGGGAATCGCTGTGAGGTTCCAGATCAATGCCATCCCCACTCTTCTCATCTTCAAGGACAAGGTCCTCGTCCAGGAGCTCGTAGGACTCAGGCCCAAAGAGGCGATCCTCGAGGTCGTCAACGGACTCTGA
- a CDS encoding HDIG domain-containing protein, producing MSIPSDRECIEFLIDSGCKKRVIIHCCTVRAVADEISSRITSANKDLVTAGALLHDIGRAKDHTIFHAYIGSQMVEEYGLPKELVDIVRKHTGAGLDDEDVEEMGLPPGDYMPRTIEEKIVAHADNLVSDNRVVNHNHSVSKLINKGAFRGADRIEFLHMELSDLYGQDLDVMPKKIGEYPKLKTVDEFVLE from the coding sequence TTGTCAATTCCGAGTGACCGCGAGTGCATCGAGTTCCTCATTGACAGCGGTTGTAAGAAGAGGGTCATAATCCACTGCTGCACAGTGAGGGCAGTTGCGGACGAGATCTCAAGCAGGATAACCTCGGCCAACAAGGACCTGGTAACAGCCGGAGCGCTCCTTCACGACATAGGCCGCGCCAAGGATCACACGATATTCCATGCCTACATAGGATCCCAGATGGTGGAGGAATACGGTCTCCCGAAGGAGCTGGTGGACATCGTCCGCAAGCACACCGGAGCTGGTCTGGACGACGAGGATGTGGAGGAGATGGGCCTTCCGCCAGGGGATTACATGCCCAGGACGATCGAGGAGAAGATCGTCGCCCATGCTGATAATCTGGTGAGCGACAACAGGGTGGTTAACCACAACCATTCGGTGTCCAAGCTGATCAACAAGGGGGCGTTCCGCGGAGCGGACAGGATAGAGTTCCTGCACATGGAGCTCTCCGACCTGTACGGCCAGGACCTCGACGTCATGCCGAAGAAGATCGGTGAGTACCCCAAGCTGAAGACGGTTGACGAGTTCGTGCTGGAGTGA
- a CDS encoding tRNA (cytidine(56)-2'-O)-methyltransferase, whose translation MSDIWIMRIGHRPERDKRVTTHVALSSRALGAKGIYVDTYDPVLEENIRSVVDRFGGDYAIKTGVTWKEATKDFKGKIVHLTMYGQQVVDAIPKIPKDEDIMIIVGASKVPFEVYERADFNVSVGNQPHSEIAALAIFLDRYTEGKALYEDRHGKMTVIPNERGKTVVNSE comes from the coding sequence ATGTCCGACATTTGGATAATGAGAATCGGCCACCGTCCCGAGAGGGACAAGAGGGTGACCACCCATGTCGCATTGTCATCCAGGGCATTGGGAGCCAAGGGCATATACGTCGACACGTACGACCCGGTGCTGGAGGAGAACATCCGCAGCGTCGTGGACAGGTTCGGAGGGGACTACGCCATCAAGACCGGCGTGACCTGGAAAGAGGCCACCAAGGACTTCAAGGGAAAGATAGTCCATCTGACCATGTACGGCCAGCAGGTAGTGGATGCCATCCCCAAGATCCCCAAGGACGAGGACATAATGATCATCGTCGGCGCATCCAAGGTGCCTTTCGAGGTCTATGAGCGTGCAGACTTCAACGTCTCTGTCGGCAACCAGCCCCATTCGGAGATCGCAGCGCTGGCCATATTCCTGGACCGTTACACCGAGGGCAAGGCCCTTTACGAGGACCGCCACGGCAAGATGACAGTGATACCCAACGAGAGGGGGAAGACAGTTGTCAATTCCGAGTGA
- a CDS encoding ArsR family transcriptional regulator: MNRIKVINEPSELVPMLRSVDTPIKREVLKEVTLEWRTADEIEEKFGREGRDAIIFFEKMKLVEMRWLSKDGGYPSKSYHTYYTSFNINAQWPVYEISDVLTAAMMSDEEYSDIESKILAEVGKDGKFSGDVAETLGLSSTMLKSLVRRSVKMDYRGHRIELIKEE; this comes from the coding sequence ATGAACAGAATAAAGGTCATCAACGAACCGTCCGAGCTGGTTCCCATGCTCAGGTCCGTTGATACACCTATCAAAAGAGAGGTGTTGAAAGAGGTGACCTTGGAGTGGAGGACTGCCGACGAGATCGAGGAGAAGTTCGGTCGCGAGGGCAGGGATGCTATCATCTTCTTCGAGAAGATGAAGCTCGTAGAGATGCGCTGGCTCTCTAAGGACGGAGGGTATCCGTCAAAGTCCTATCACACATACTACACCTCATTCAATATCAACGCTCAATGGCCGGTCTACGAGATCAGCGATGTCCTCACGGCCGCCATGATGAGCGATGAGGAGTACTCCGACATAGAGTCCAAGATCCTCGCTGAGGTGGGCAAGGACGGGAAGTTCTCGGGAGATGTCGCCGAGACATTAGGTCTGTCCTCGACAATGCTGAAGAGCCTTGTCCGCAGATCCGTCAAGATGGATTACCGCGGGCACAGGATAGAGCTCATCAAAGAAGAGTGA
- a CDS encoding ATP-binding protein, whose product MEKGTLEGLLGDNYNNIPTRTLVLYILFLALAIGISANDLFLGRIDQLILSVPISVMLAIAIITDRKVAHVPPLLILIMMIALLLVVISSAFKDQHYLIDIASSMLTGVCLMLMGQVVVYTMLHSSPEKQQDNKLFIYSAGFSIGMTVLLIMFVAESVYYHFQEYSGFELWNMTMYVIYAIIGAAITAALSELGLDRVVINSGINRSLEVYSDSVYSNELAREEALKIITSGESEKLEFKSTITTNIQTGENDKRMEKAVLKSIVAFLNTTGGILMIGVSDDGSIYGVDEKEFDNRDKMNLHLTHMISSKIGDEFFPYISFRVIDMEDGKAIIRVDCSKCKKPVFLKDGKTEEFYVRSGPSSVMLTGSNLVNYVNNKSKKSRQSVVRGLISDHEE is encoded by the coding sequence ATGGAGAAAGGGACCCTGGAAGGGTTGCTGGGTGACAATTATAACAACATCCCCACCAGGACGCTAGTGCTGTACATTCTGTTCCTGGCCTTGGCCATAGGCATATCGGCCAACGACCTGTTCTTGGGAAGGATAGACCAGCTGATCCTGTCGGTCCCGATATCCGTTATGCTGGCCATAGCGATAATCACCGATCGCAAGGTCGCACACGTGCCCCCTCTCCTGATTCTTATCATGATGATCGCCCTCCTTCTGGTCGTCATCTCGAGCGCGTTCAAGGACCAGCACTATCTGATAGACATTGCATCGAGCATGCTCACCGGAGTGTGCCTCATGCTAATGGGGCAGGTCGTCGTGTACACGATGCTTCATTCCTCCCCGGAGAAGCAGCAGGACAACAAGCTCTTCATCTACTCCGCAGGGTTCAGCATAGGGATGACCGTTCTGCTGATAATGTTCGTCGCAGAGAGCGTCTACTATCACTTCCAGGAGTATTCGGGATTCGAGCTCTGGAACATGACGATGTACGTCATCTATGCGATCATCGGTGCGGCTATAACCGCCGCTCTCAGCGAGCTCGGTCTGGACAGGGTCGTAATCAACAGCGGTATCAACAGGAGCCTCGAGGTCTATTCCGACAGCGTGTACTCCAACGAGCTTGCGAGGGAGGAGGCGCTGAAGATCATCACCTCGGGAGAATCCGAGAAGCTGGAGTTCAAGTCCACGATCACCACGAACATTCAGACTGGAGAGAACGACAAGAGGATGGAGAAGGCCGTTCTGAAATCCATAGTCGCGTTCCTTAACACCACCGGAGGCATCCTGATGATAGGCGTCTCCGATGATGGTTCGATCTACGGCGTGGATGAGAAGGAGTTCGACAACAGGGATAAGATGAATTTGCACCTTACGCATATGATCTCGTCGAAGATCGGTGACGAGTTTTTTCCCTACATCTCCTTCAGGGTGATAGACATGGAGGATGGTAAGGCCATCATCCGCGTAGACTGCTCCAAATGCAAGAAGCCTGTGTTCCTGAAGGACGGGAAGACCGAGGAGTTCTATGTCCGCTCCGGACCCTCCAGTGTCATGCTGACCGGATCAAATCTCGTGAACTACGTCAACAACAAATCCAAGAAGAGCAGGCAGAGCGTCGTCCGCGGATTGATCTCCGACCATGAGGAATGA
- a CDS encoding site-specific integrase — MRYQFMTDVNKYIDKIAQHQSASTVYNKQRKLRLIADNFKILYEEGKVSTNNPRKITTDDIEAYVGFRRSNNISDATLSKDLCLLNQLCKSVGNEVVKEFRDFDAIYRPHAYNGMKDPMLNSVIDRVIELGRSTESFEILEGCTAILLCSSAGLRTQEARKMYASDVLTGPQGQVFLRIVHVKGEGSYGHQRTAIVMDGVEDIILRYVEERKKRLAMLGMETDSLFPPMQRGGEFYTQQGFCKLKAPIERILGTKIELRSGRRAFGQRLLDCGNQVEDVSVMMGHASTKTTELYYARGKESLAMARVYGNRNNRPFTLRP; from the coding sequence ATGAGGTACCAGTTCATGACCGATGTCAACAAGTACATCGATAAGATCGCGCAGCATCAGAGCGCCAGTACCGTGTACAACAAGCAGAGGAAGCTCCGTCTGATAGCGGATAACTTCAAGATCCTCTACGAGGAGGGTAAGGTCTCAACCAATAACCCTAGGAAGATAACCACCGACGACATCGAAGCGTATGTGGGGTTCAGGCGCAGCAACAACATCAGCGACGCCACCCTCAGCAAGGACCTCTGTCTTCTGAATCAGCTTTGCAAATCGGTCGGTAATGAAGTGGTCAAGGAATTCAGGGATTTCGATGCCATCTATAGACCTCATGCATACAACGGCATGAAGGATCCGATGCTCAACTCCGTCATCGACAGGGTGATAGAGTTAGGCAGGTCTACCGAGAGCTTCGAGATCCTCGAGGGGTGCACTGCCATCCTTCTCTGCTCCAGCGCAGGTCTCCGCACACAGGAGGCCCGCAAGATGTACGCATCGGATGTGCTCACCGGACCTCAGGGTCAGGTGTTCCTCCGCATCGTCCATGTCAAGGGGGAGGGAAGCTACGGACATCAGCGTACCGCCATCGTCATGGACGGCGTCGAGGACATCATCCTCAGGTACGTCGAAGAGAGGAAGAAGAGGCTTGCGATGCTCGGAATGGAGACCGATTCTCTGTTCCCTCCGATGCAGAGGGGAGGGGAGTTCTACACCCAGCAGGGATTCTGCAAGCTGAAGGCACCCATCGAGAGGATCCTTGGCACAAAGATAGAGCTGCGCTCGGGCCGCAGGGCATTCGGGCAGAGGCTCCTCGACTGCGGTAATCAGGTCGAGGATGTCTCGGTCATGATGGGGCATGCTTCAACCAAGACCACCGAGCTCTACTACGCCAGAGGAAAGGAGTCCCTTGCCATGGCGAGGGTATATGGTAACAGGAACAACAGGCCGTTCACATTGAGGCCCTGA
- a CDS encoding AbrB/MazE/SpoVT family DNA-binding domain-containing protein, protein MVQVGNKIKIDASGRITIPSEIMKLMDLEKNSDEVYWDISGRKVCLMKVTTKYNGFDFETQEIEERLRDYEDQYLVNFDPEVVDPEEIERLSREQYLKDKKNKEELRRLKNKDNQ, encoded by the coding sequence ATGGTTCAAGTTGGTAATAAGATCAAAATCGACGCATCAGGAAGGATAACCATACCTTCAGAAATAATGAAACTCATGGATCTGGAGAAGAATTCCGATGAGGTCTATTGGGACATCAGTGGAAGGAAGGTCTGCTTGATGAAGGTCACCACGAAATACAACGGATTCGATTTCGAGACACAGGAGATAGAGGAGAGACTGAGAGATTATGAAGATCAATACCTTGTGAACTTCGATCCCGAGGTCGTCGACCCCGAGGAGATAGAGAGGCTTTCCAGAGAGCAATACCTCAAGGACAAGAAGAACAAGGAAGAGCTCCGCAGGCTCAAAAACAAAGATAATCAGTGA
- a CDS encoding winged helix-turn-helix transcriptional regulator encodes MATRQEQILIHLYGQLGYGNTYEMPYKTTQDGIAEAIGISRSQVSAEIKKLEEKGFVYHLQRHVTSSPKRAYAHRMCYRLNTLGILTVKDMLASGEVA; translated from the coding sequence ATGGCGACTAGGCAGGAGCAGATCCTGATTCACCTGTACGGACAGTTGGGATACGGGAACACCTATGAGATGCCGTATAAGACAACTCAGGACGGCATCGCAGAAGCGATCGGAATCTCCAGAAGCCAAGTGTCTGCAGAGATCAAGAAGCTGGAGGAGAAGGGGTTCGTATACCACCTCCAGAGGCACGTGACTTCCAGCCCTAAAAGGGCATACGCGCACAGGATGTGCTACAGGCTGAACACGCTCGGCATCCTGACCGTGAAGGACATGCTCGCAAGCGGGGAGGTGGCCTGA
- a CDS encoding adenosylcobinamide amidohydrolase, giving the protein MKGWPVAAIRFTETMEVLSSAVLNGGMAAADAVFIMEVPKDFKCENFMALIAGVRDSLGLPENSVGMMTAAEVDQVFNVKSSACRGVEVTAFATAGLANHVIAGEELTDYGMKSETSMKRMRALRPGTINIGVVSPKPLTLAAKVNIMNPIVEGKTVAMFRQGFLETGTTSDSVAVFSPRGSGRENWTGTGSDIGIAAARAVIDAVGWALRKRDEHPMPFEPRDVLERMGLTGNRLYGYSGMGIGREEFSERLDTVLSDEGVAAALDVAYTVMHRADSMADDGYGVPLEIIRGMLCDAFGVEAAAGDDIDSIVRTMVLQRIDSVR; this is encoded by the coding sequence ATGAAAGGCTGGCCCGTGGCGGCCATCAGGTTCACCGAGACCATGGAGGTCCTCAGCAGCGCCGTTCTCAACGGCGGGATGGCGGCGGCCGATGCCGTGTTCATCATGGAGGTCCCGAAGGATTTCAAATGCGAGAACTTCATGGCCCTGATCGCGGGCGTCAGGGATTCACTGGGATTGCCGGAGAACTCGGTGGGCATGATGACGGCGGCCGAGGTGGACCAGGTCTTCAATGTGAAGTCCTCAGCATGCAGAGGAGTCGAGGTCACCGCCTTCGCTACCGCAGGCCTCGCGAACCATGTCATCGCCGGAGAGGAGCTGACCGACTACGGGATGAAATCCGAGACGTCCATGAAGAGGATGAGGGCGCTTAGGCCGGGCACCATCAACATCGGTGTCGTATCGCCCAAGCCCCTCACCCTGGCCGCGAAGGTGAACATCATGAACCCCATCGTTGAAGGGAAGACGGTTGCCATGTTCAGACAGGGGTTCCTGGAGACGGGGACGACATCCGATTCGGTTGCCGTGTTCTCACCCAGAGGGAGCGGTCGCGAGAACTGGACCGGTACCGGTTCGGACATAGGCATAGCGGCCGCGAGAGCGGTCATAGACGCCGTCGGATGGGCCCTGAGGAAGAGGGACGAGCATCCGATGCCGTTCGAGCCGAGGGACGTCCTGGAGAGGATGGGATTGACCGGGAATCGTCTGTACGGGTATTCCGGCATGGGCATCGGCAGAGAGGAGTTCAGTGAGAGGCTGGACACCGTCCTTTCGGATGAGGGCGTGGCTGCCGCGCTGGATGTCGCATATACGGTGATGCACAGGGCGGATTCCATGGCGGATGACGGGTACGGGGTACCCCTGGAAATAATCAGAGGCATGCTATGCGATGCGTTCGGGGTGGAAGCGGCCGCAGGGGATGATATCGATAGCATAGTTCGCACTATGGTGTTGCAGAGGATCGATTCTGTTCGGTGA
- a CDS encoding Ig-like domain-containing protein yields MNRKAMNLLLLITAMVAVSFLFIGDTVDADDEGLTSEYTYSEGVLTVTGTTMEGTKVINLTVNVSEEVKIPAFADIDESNWTYSAKIKCTLVDNATLTVEAQRLNEAKVTKNIDLVIKQSVVDVTGIEINQLDKEISLYVGDSATLRYEIKPSNATDKTVIWSSDKPNIASVDPKTGAIKANAAGNAVITATAGGKTDTAKVKVLNVPTTDPSYTFDIRIEFHTNKLNLGQSGYDLNALKRGITLTATGKDAGAALEKALKDNKIPCSFFSGSSGGESLQHWVNHIFGMGDTHFDNGVWMYWVQYHNGSYNDKTLGYYKEGGSFELVYGMTAGDNSSAQRIQAVEIPQVKQTWTGRDITGLSNTSAYTVVSGGTGKDVGSYTAILRLNNGYAWEDATFTDKSVRWTIEKQVSESSTTNADGSVTKKTEEKDENGSTLTETTTKTKKDPSGTTTETKDVKVTTKDTSGKVTGMSEVKEETVKDKAGNVTHHSTVETSMDKDGNVLSSKEEVKDYTKEKDDAGNDVSVETVSTVFKDKDGNVIENKEVATATKSVTDEDGSVSDVRTVTETEKDAEGNVKGSTEKSETKDKDGNITEKSEVLRDKDGNETYSKVEEIVPTNVIEEEGKTVTESCTKVTEKESGKTTVTEESVKETVGADGAKETEKAREESVTDPNGSTSSKKVTEKVVEDGESKLTSTQTESKDASGKETSEKKVVAESKDGSVRSSVEVPQDGSPAEIVTVLGSGQSGGVMSISSEQVKLAVSLQEKVSGEITDVQQEKVMLAESTTDSISLTLSGEAMKGMSDSGAVLNLVSSEGSLKVSKEVLGNLSGEDEVLIQFSASEEISLSEDQKDAIGENASVLEIKVSSGGESLGNSINGVLTIVVKHVAAEGMVPAMYYVADNGDMEKLEGSYDAERQEMTGVTTHCSIYAVIDEDPNAGDDNALLYAGVAIITILAVVAVAGFLYMRRS; encoded by the coding sequence ATGAACAGAAAGGCAATGAATCTGCTTTTGCTGATCACAGCAATGGTCGCAGTCTCCTTCCTGTTCATCGGCGATACCGTTGACGCGGATGACGAAGGACTGACGTCGGAGTACACCTACTCCGAGGGTGTCCTCACCGTCACCGGTACCACCATGGAGGGGACGAAGGTCATCAACCTGACCGTCAACGTCTCCGAAGAGGTCAAGATACCTGCTTTCGCAGACATCGACGAAAGCAATTGGACGTACAGCGCGAAGATTAAATGCACTCTGGTGGACAACGCCACCCTCACGGTGGAGGCTCAGAGGCTCAACGAGGCCAAGGTGACCAAGAACATAGATCTCGTTATCAAACAGTCTGTGGTCGATGTCACTGGGATCGAGATAAACCAGCTCGACAAGGAGATATCGCTGTATGTCGGCGACAGTGCTACGCTGAGGTACGAGATCAAACCATCCAACGCAACCGATAAGACCGTCATCTGGAGTTCAGACAAGCCCAACATCGCATCGGTCGATCCGAAGACCGGTGCGATCAAGGCAAACGCTGCAGGCAACGCGGTGATCACGGCAACGGCGGGAGGCAAGACCGACACCGCTAAAGTGAAGGTCCTCAACGTCCCTACTACCGATCCCTCGTACACCTTCGACATCAGGATCGAGTTCCACACCAATAAGCTCAATCTAGGCCAATCCGGCTACGACCTGAACGCTCTCAAGAGGGGTATAACCCTCACAGCAACCGGAAAGGATGCAGGAGCGGCATTGGAGAAGGCTCTGAAGGACAACAAGATCCCATGCAGCTTCTTCAGCGGAAGCTCCGGCGGCGAGAGCCTCCAGCATTGGGTCAACCACATCTTCGGAATGGGCGACACCCACTTCGACAACGGAGTGTGGATGTACTGGGTGCAGTACCACAACGGTTCCTACAACGACAAGACCCTCGGTTACTACAAGGAAGGCGGAAGCTTCGAGCTCGTCTACGGAATGACCGCAGGCGACAACTCGTCCGCTCAGAGGATCCAGGCCGTGGAGATCCCCCAGGTCAAGCAGACCTGGACGGGCAGGGACATCACAGGATTGTCCAACACGTCTGCGTACACTGTGGTCTCCGGAGGAACAGGAAAGGATGTGGGCAGCTACACCGCCATCCTTAGGCTCAACAACGGCTATGCGTGGGAGGACGCCACCTTCACCGACAAGTCCGTCCGCTGGACCATCGAGAAGCAGGTGTCCGAATCGTCAACCACCAATGCTGACGGATCGGTCACCAAGAAGACCGAGGAGAAGGACGAGAACGGTTCCACTCTCACAGAGACCACCACGAAAACCAAGAAGGATCCCTCCGGAACCACCACCGAGACCAAGGACGTCAAGGTGACCACCAAGGACACCAGCGGAAAGGTCACCGGAATGTCGGAGGTCAAGGAGGAGACCGTCAAGGACAAGGCCGGCAACGTCACCCATCACAGCACCGTGGAGACATCCATGGACAAGGACGGGAACGTCCTGTCCTCCAAGGAAGAGGTGAAGGACTACACCAAGGAGAAGGACGATGCAGGCAACGACGTCAGCGTCGAGACGGTATCCACCGTATTCAAGGACAAGGACGGCAACGTCATCGAGAACAAGGAGGTGGCCACCGCCACCAAGTCCGTCACCGACGAGGACGGAAGCGTATCAGATGTCAGGACAGTCACGGAGACCGAGAAGGATGCCGAAGGCAACGTCAAGGGATCGACAGAGAAGTCGGAGACCAAGGACAAGGACGGCAACATCACGGAGAAATCCGAGGTACTGAGGGACAAGGACGGCAACGAGACCTATTCCAAGGTCGAAGAGATCGTCCCGACCAATGTCATAGAGGAAGAAGGTAAGACGGTGACCGAGTCCTGCACGAAAGTCACCGAGAAGGAATCCGGAAAGACCACCGTCACCGAGGAATCCGTAAAGGAGACCGTGGGCGCCGACGGCGCAAAGGAGACGGAGAAGGCCAGGGAGGAATCAGTTACCGATCCCAACGGAAGCACCTCGTCCAAGAAGGTCACCGAGAAGGTGGTCGAGGACGGCGAGTCGAAGCTGACCTCCACCCAGACCGAATCCAAGGACGCATCCGGCAAGGAGACGTCCGAGAAGAAGGTCGTGGCGGAATCCAAGGACGGTTCCGTGAGGTCATCCGTCGAGGTCCCGCAGGACGGTAGCCCCGCGGAGATCGTAACTGTCCTCGGAAGCGGTCAGTCCGGCGGCGTGATGTCGATATCCTCCGAGCAGGTCAAACTCGCGGTGTCCCTGCAGGAGAAGGTCTCCGGAGAGATCACCGATGTGCAGCAGGAGAAGGTCATGCTCGCGGAATCAACGACCGACAGCATCTCCCTGACCCTGTCAGGCGAGGCCATGAAGGGCATGTCCGATTCCGGGGCCGTCCTGAATCTGGTATCGTCCGAAGGCTCGCTGAAGGTATCCAAGGAGGTCCTGGGCAACCTGTCCGGCGAGGACGAGGTACTCATCCAGTTCTCCGCTTCGGAGGAAATCTCCCTCTCGGAGGATCAGAAGGACGCCATCGGCGAGAACGCCAGCGTCCTCGAGATCAAGGTGTCGTCCGGCGGCGAGAGCCTCGGCAACAGCATCAACGGCGTCCTGACGATAGTCGTCAAGCATGTCGCCGCGGAGGGAATGGTACCTGCGATGTACTATGTCGCCGACAACGGTGACATGGAGAAGCTAGAAGGGTCCTACGATGCCGAGAGGCAGGAGATGACCGGAGTCACCACCCACTGTTCGATCTATGCCGTCATCGACGAGGATCCGAACGCCGGGGACGATAACGCCCTGCTGTACGCAGGAGTGGCCATCATCACCATCCTGGCCGTCGTCGCCGTAGCGGGATTCCTCTACATGCGCAGAAGCTGA